The DNA window CAGAATAAAATAGTAATGTGCACGTAGGAAGTAAGCTTCGCCCATGCAGCGATTCTTGATATCTGCATTAATATCAGCATTTGCAACACTCTGCAATAATGTATTACACTGAGCAATTCCCACCCAGGGACTGCGCCAGACATATAGTGCAAAGCCATTATCACTGGTTGCTGTGAAGTTTGCAGCCTGAACTGTTTCAATACCATCAGTACCTCCACCTGCACCTAGATTGCTATTACTTCCAATAATATCAAGCGACCACATGCGCATATTATAAAGATTCGATGACTGAAGTGGCTTATAACAAGCATTAGTGAGGGCAATTGCAATATTTTCAGTGATTTTAGCATTGGTGCTGACTGCATCTGAAGGGTATTTATCCAAATAATCACTGCAGGATGAAAGACTTAATCCCATTAAAATCAGTGCTGAATATATAATCTTTTTCATATAAGTGTTCATTAGAAGTTAACATTAAGACCTAAGCTGAAGGTACGAGACAATGGATAACGGCTACTGTCAATTCCGTTGATAGCAACTTCAGGATCAAAACCAGAGTAATTTGTAAATGTAACTAGGTTCTCGCAAGACATATTAATACGGGCAGAGTTAATATTCATCTTTTGGATCCATCGTTGAGGGAAAGTATAGCCAAAAGTTACATTCTTGATACGTAAATAAGAGCCGTTTTCAATGAAACGATTGGAAGCACGACAGTTTTGATTAGGATCAGCATAGACGGCACGTGGTATTGAATAGCTAGTACCTTCTCCTGTCCATCGGTTAAGAACAGCTGTTGTCTGGTTGTATGCAGCAGACATACCTTCGGAGCTGATAGCATTCACATTATAAATATCATTACCTTCAACTCCCTGCAAAAAGATTGAAAGATCGAAACCTTTATAAGAGAAAGTATTATTCATGGAAAATATCCAGTCAGGATTAGGATTACCAATGATTGTACGGTCATTTTCATTAATAACACCATTATTGTTTAGATCATTAAACTTGATATCACCGGCAGCTGTACCACCTTGTACCTGAACGGCGTGTTTGGCAACTTCATCACTTGTCTGGAAAATTCCTCCTGTAACATAGCCATAAAAAGCATTGATTGGAGCTCCAACTTTCTGGATTGTCAGGTAAGAATTATTATACTGATTCTGATACAAAGGGGTGTTACTATTTAAGTCAACAATCTTGTTTTTATTGTAAGTGGCAGTAACGGATGTTTCCCACTTGAAAGCATCATTAAAGTTGACTGTGTTCAATGTCATTTCTATACCTTTGTTCTGAACTTTACCGGCATTGGTAAAGGTTGTTGTTGTGTCTTCGAATCCGGATGTAATAGGAATAGCAGCTTTTACCAACATATCACAAGTATTCTTAATATAAGCATCAACGGCAAAGTATACGCGACGATTTAACATAGAAAGATCAAAACCCAGATTAGTTTGACGAACTTCTTCCCAATGAATGTTTGGATTTGCCATAGTAACGGTTGACAAGGCATTTACTGTTGTACCACCAAAGCTATAAACACCAGTATTGTAAGTTGATGCAAAATTGTAATTACCAATTTCCTGGCTACCAGTTATGCCATATCCAAAACGGAATTTCAAATCATCAATAACATTTGTTTTAGGAAACCAGCTTTCTTGTGATATTCGCCAGGCTGTTGAGAAGGATGGGAAAATACCATATTTATGTCCGGAACCAAAACGAGATGATCCATCACGACGAACTGTAGCGGTTAATAAATATTTGTCTGCATAATCATAATTTGCGCGAGCCATCAAAGAGAATATAGCCCATTCATTTTGATTACCATCAGCACTTTTGATTGTAGAACCATTGCCCAACTGACTTACAGAATCATACAAGAAACCACTTTTTTCGGCAGAAATAAAATCATATTTATTATTCTGAGCACTCGTACCAGCCATTACACTAACATGATGTTTTCCAAAGGAGTTATCATAAGTGAAATAGTTATCCCATAAGTAAGTAAATGATTTTTTGCTTGATTCGTAACGACTTGATTC is part of the uncultured Bacteroides sp. genome and encodes:
- a CDS encoding TonB-dependent receptor; its protein translation is MKKVFQSKSYSGIFLWLLGLFFSVNVFAQQIKVQGQVKADSGEPIIGANVVVKGTTNGTITDVDGHYVLSNVNPKSTLVFSFIGYLPQEQHVAAKSILNIVLQEDSKVLNEVVVIGYGTAKKSDLTGAVGSVGAKDLKDAPVANIGQALQGKVSGVQINDAGAPGDNVTIKIRGLGTINNSNPLVVIDGVPTDLGLSSINMVDVERVDVLKDASATAIYGSRGANGVVLISTKKGKNGKGIIGVTANWNIQDATNVPDMLNAKQYAAYSNDMLGNAGLGTNPAWSDPSTLGIGTNWLDELLKTGVTQNYTLNFSGGDETKHYYISGGLYDQDGIVRNTDYRRYTFQSNTDFKLNNWLKLINNITFSTDNKNSGDYSIANAMYALPTQSIKDENGGWSGPIGNAYWYGDIRNPIGTTETTHNNTKGYNLLANISAEITFAKCLKFKSTFGYDAKFWYENNFTPAYAWKPIAVAESSRYESSKKSFTYLWDNYFTYDNSFGKHHVSVMAGTSAQNNKYDFISAEKSGFLYDSVSQLGNGSTIKSADGNQNEWAIFSLMARANYDYADKYLLTATVRRDGSSRFGSGHKYGIFPSFSTAWRISQESWFPKTNVIDDLKFRFGYGITGSQEIGNYNFASTYNTGVYSFGGTTVNALSTVTMANPNIHWEEVRQTNLGFDLSMLNRRVYFAVDAYIKNTCDMLVKAAIPITSGFEDTTTTFTNAGKVQNKGIEMTLNTVNFNDAFKWETSVTATYNKNKIVDLNSNTPLYQNQYNNSYLTIQKVGAPINAFYGYVTGGIFQTSDEVAKHAVQVQGGTAAGDIKFNDLNNNGVINENDRTIIGNPNPDWIFSMNNTFSYKGFDLSIFLQGVEGNDIYNVNAISSEGMSAAYNQTTAVLNRWTGEGTSYSIPRAVYADPNQNCRASNRFIENGSYLRIKNVTFGYTFPQRWIQKMNINSARINMSCENLVTFTNYSGFDPEVAINGIDSSRYPLSRTFSLGLNVNF